In Oncorhynchus clarkii lewisi isolate Uvic-CL-2024 chromosome 2, UVic_Ocla_1.0, whole genome shotgun sequence, one DNA window encodes the following:
- the LOC139380987 gene encoding keratinocyte differentiation factor 1-like, with protein sequence MPGHSTGAPQKSRHDKQHRGHSTRADGYKQGYTISRDSTASQEPYKDPHVDHNTREQYNGDHTRHSEGQQGRRGTPPTRRVSGRGSETLGFIPGSADSPQSTNACGSCASMGWSGCKALLCCVLTCGFCGSRDLCLPVNNESSTDHPGKADPEQPHSPNGVAVTNPTCGIPLEPSIKPAKQPSKLPPSDSFRYKDVRIGGQTVVYPTSSGPKRTRPGGKGDSQRPVSNTSTIYSREDLDLDDLSDSGTDIDSLITKKLLELYALHQIDQLAKCTSDSSFSRKTNEISELICSIAQDYNLEQREAECRLVHGVIRISTRKGKKNKNSNSQAQEPVHQQPRANGRNDRGTLLPDSGNETMTYTFNSSEMEPEVKVSELTRSDELARKMRHYSGINDSSSSAAAYSHYQHDTETDSSGAPLLHVL encoded by the exons ATGCCTGGCCACAGCACAGGGGCTCCTCAGAAGTCCCGCCACGACAAACAGCACAGGGGACACAGCACCAGGGCTGACGGCTACAAGCAGGGATACACCATCTCTAGAGACAGTACTGCCAGCCAAGAGCCCTACAAGGACCCCCATGTCGACCACAATACACGGGAACAGTATAATGGTGACCACACCCGTCACTCTGAGGGCCAGCAAGGCCGCAGGGGAACCCCCCCAACACGACGCGTCAGCGGGCGGGGGTCAGAGACACTGGGGTTCATCCCTGGCTCAGCGGACTCACCCCAGAGCACAAATGCATGTGGCTCCTGTGCCTCTATGGGCTGGAGTGGCTGCAAGGCTCTCCTCTGCTGTGTCCTCACCTGTGGCTTCTGTGGCAGCCGGgatctctgtctgcctgtcaacAACGAGAGCTCCACAGACCACCCCGGCAAGGCTGACCCTGAGCAGCCCCACTCCCCCAACGGCGTGGCCGTGACCAACCCCACCTGCGGCATCCCTCTGGAGCCTAGCATCAAGCCTGCCAAGCAGCCCTCCAAGCTGCCTCCCAGTGACAGCTTCCGCTACAAGGACGTCCGCATCGGGGGCCAGACGGTCGTCTATCCCACGTCGTCGGGCCCCAAGCGGACGCGTCCTGGCGGCAAGGGCGACAGCCAGCGTCCCGTCAGCAACACCAGCACCATCTACTCCCGGGAGGACCTGGATCTGGACGACCTGAGCGACAGCGGCACGGACATTGACTCGCTCATCACTAAGAAACTTCTAGAGCTCTACGCGCTGCACCAGATCGACCAACTGGCCAAGTGCACGTCGGACTCGTCGTTCTCAAGGAAGACCAATGAGATCAGCGAGCTGATCTGCAGCATTGCTCAGGACTACAACCTGGAGCAGCGGGAGGCAGAGTGCAGGCTGGTGCACGGCGTCATCCGCATCAGCACGCGCAAAGGCAAGAAGAACAAAAACTCAAACTCCCAGGCCCAGGAGCCAGTGCACCAGCAGCCGCGAGCAAACGGGAGGAACGACCGAGGGACCCTCCTTCCTGACAGTGGCAATGAAACAATGACGTACACCTTTAACAGCAGTGAGA TGGAGCCTGAGGTGAAAGTGTCGGAGCTGACGCGGTCGGACGAACTAGCCAGGAAGATGAGGCACTACAGTGGAATAA ATGACTCCTCCAGCTCAGCTGCAGCCTACTCTCACTACCAGCATGACACAGAGACTGACTCGTCAGGGGCCCCATTGCTGCACGTCCTCTAA
- the LOC139380993 gene encoding nuclear receptor subfamily 0 group B member 2-like, producing the protein MDNVCQCTDYNVRQSNAILYNILNQENVKSSHNNLNYNLIPHRCNCEMRRTVCLESPADICQEASGVLVKTIHFMKNLPAFNQLPPNDQLSLLQSCWAPLFILGLAQEGMNFDIVDTPADSMLKRILLNSQESSETEREQPTLVGVNKLKSCLKKFWSLDLSPKEYAYLKGTMIFNPDVKDLKAALFVEGLQQEAQHALREVVQPLHPADRSRFARILLAASMLKTITPNLITELFFRPVIGQADLLDFLVDMLFSR; encoded by the exons ATGGATAACGTATGTCAATGTACAGATTACAATGTCAGGCAGTCAAATGCTATCCTTTACAACATCCTCAATCAAGAAAATGTCAAGTCAAGCCACAACAACCTGAACTACAACTTGATACCTCATAGATGCAACTGCGAGATGCGACGGACAGTGTGCTTGGAAAGTCCAGCAGACATTTGCCAAGAGGCATCGGGAGTGCTGGTGAAAACAATTCACTTTATGAAGAACTTACCTGCTTTCAACCAACTCCCACCAAACGATCAACTATCGCTCCTCCAAAGTTGCTGGGCGCCACTCTTTATTTTGGGTCTGGCCCAGGAAGGCATGAACTTTGACATCGTCGACACCCCTGCCGATAGCATGCTGAAAAGAATCCTCTTGAATTCTCAAGAGAGCTCAGAGACGGAAAGAGAGCAGCCCACATTGGTTGGTGTGAACAAACTCAAGTCATGCCTAAAAAAGTTCTGGAGTCTGGATTTAAGTCCAAAGGAGTACGCATACCTCAAGGGCACCATGATATTTAACCCAG ATGTGAAAGACCTAAAGGCAGCTCTATTCGTGGAGGGCTTACAGCAGGAGGCTCAGCATGCTCTGAGGGAGGTGGTCCAACCGCTCCACCCCGCGGACCGAAGCCGCTTCGCTCGTATCCTGCTCGCGGCCTCCATGCTCAAAACCATCACACCCAACCTCATCACCGAGCTCTTCTTCCGTCCTGTCATTGGCCAAGCAGATCTACTGGACTTCCTGGTCGATATGCTCTTCAGCAGGTAG